The window GGAGGTTAATCcaacattcattttatttgttttattttgtcgaTCGCAGACATAAAAGAGAGGTTCACCAATtacatcctcctcctcatcgtCTGTCTGAGGAACATGGAGCAGTTCTCCTGGAATCCCGGTAGCCACATacacaaagaaaatgaaaattcaaTACCGCAAGTCTCTAATATTATCAATCAGTCAAAAAGTTTATTGCCATGTGTATGTAAAAGTATCACAGGAATGTTGTTATTCTTTTAGACCACCTGTGGGTGCTGTTTCCTGACGTGGCCATGGTGATTGCCTCCGAGGTGGCGGTGGACGTGGTCAAGCACGCCTTCATCACCAAATTCAACGACATCAGCGCAGACGTGAGTGACACAACATCAACACCAAGTGTAAAATAGTTGTCCGAAAATGGCTTCCCACACAGCAGGGTGGGAGAAGTGCCCGACAGCGACCTCTCCTTTCACTCTTCCGGTGTCTCTGATGGGTCGCAGCATAGTTATGCAATGGGAGCCAGTAACACAGGAAGGGATTAGCCTCTTTATCTCTAACACTGTCAATGCTAATCACTAAAATCTCGCTGACTGTAAAACCCGTAGACAATCTCTCACAACGGACATATTCTCGGTTGCGCCAGCTATGAAGAAGCTGGAGTACCCGAAGAAATGCTACGCAAAGGGAAAACGTAAACTTGAGAATGAAACGCAGAACCTCTTgaatgtgaggcagacgtgctaagcCAGGGTGTCAGCAACCGTTACAGTCAAAAGAGATATTTTTAtggcaaaaaaatctgtctggaacTGCAAAACTTTCGAACATTATGATGaatgaaacagtgtgttagtgtacAGGAAATATGCAGTacccaatactttgagattcattttcttctacctttcagcttccatttttggatttttttctgctgatagacttttctgactttctgtcaattttatgacattttttggtcattttctgcctcgcttgttccttttttggacattttatggcttttttttttacatttgtttctgcctttttgctatcaattttatgacattttgtgcacattttatgataatttgggggatttctacttttatttttggacattttatagttactttttaaagttttcttttctgccttttttaagtacaattttctaattttgggcaattttgtgtacattgtatggtaattttcgggatttcttcttttatttttgaacattttatagttactttttgaacgttttgttttctgacttttttggctATTCCAAAgtaattttatggtaattttccgcttttcctcttttgtttttgtcaattttatggttaatttttttacgtttcttgtctgcctttttaaaaataaaatttctggcttttttttgcaattttgcgtACATTATagggtaattttctgcttttccttttcttttttggacattttatggccacTTTTTAGACATgtttagttgtttgttttttactttttcatcttACCATTCGTCTCTatttctgacaacttacaaatttggacactgacatatttttttgaatatttattcattaattattttaaagagTATTTTatctaagaaaataaaatatgttataaaaaaaacacattaatttctactttttttttttttttaaggagccaCATGAGTGGGATAAaaaagccacatgtggctccagagccgcaggttgcagaccctgTGCTAACCACTAAATCCATCGTGCCatgttgttgatgttgaaaaCACACTCCATTATGGATCTCTTAGACGTCTTCACAATATGCataattttacttaattttatttaatttacaatGATTATATGAGagttaaaaaatgacattgccTGTACTAACAGTTTTTATCATGGTGGCACTTGTCATTTTACACTTGTGATATGTTGACTTTGTTACATTTCACAGGTTTATGGAGAGTACCGAGCCAGTCTCGCCTTCGACCTGGTCAGCAGTCGACAGAAAAACGTGAGGCGTCGCTATATAttttgcgtgtgtgcatgcgtttgttttttaaatcaagtcaaTTTCAAGGGGAGgtcaatgttaaacatttcttgacaataataagttatatatgacctcactaatctaaacatgacattctgattaatattacatttgtataatatgagttatgccataaaatccagcagttttcatccatctcagggggcggccattttgccacttgctgtcgactaaagatgacatcacagttgctcagggatcaggcaccgaccaatcacagctcacctgtttactgAAGCTGGGCTGTGATAGGTTATTACcggagacctgagcaacatttatgtcattttcacttgactagaagtggcaaaatggccgccttctgatgttgacaaaaactgctggattttgctgcttaactcatattccactaacgcaatattaaccaaaatactctatttagactagtggaacATGGAAGATATTGTGAAAAATTTTTggggaggttgacttcccctttaaaataacTTGTGGGGTTTATTGTCATATAAGCCGTGTCCATGCAGTCTTAAaattgttgggtcaaaagtaacccaaattgtgtGGAATGTTTAACCGCAGCAACTGGGGGACTGAGCCAATGCTGGTTTATTCATACCCAGCGAtttgggttgaggatttgacccagtAACTTGATTGCGAAGGCGTACCTAATGTTATGGCTGGTGGATTGTCCATCCTCAAGTCAAGAAGTAAACAGATAGAGTTGTTGGTTGATAAcgttgtatttgtgtgtgtgtgtgcacgcaggCTTATACAGACTACAGCGATTCTGTATCCAGGAGGATGGGCTTCATTCCTCTTCCTCTAGCACTGCTGGTCCGTTGCCTGACACATGAAAGATGATTTCTTGTCATGTCGAGTACGTTTTtattgcatgtgttttttttccccccagctgATCCGCGTGGTGAGCAGCTCAGTGAAGATCCAAGGATCGCTCTCCTTTATGTGTGTGCTGCTCTTCTATTTTGGGTAAATGTCCACCTGagtgctcgttttttttttttttttttggtattctAAGAATGTAACATGCGTGTCATCTGTTTGCGAGCAGGCTGATCACCCTGAAGGTGCTCAACAGCATCGTCCTGCTGGGCACGTCGTGCGCTTTCGTCAAGGATGCAAATATGGAGGAGAAACTCTTCGACCCGCCACCCTCGGCCGCCTCCAGCCGTGTAAACTCCCGGACTCCCCGCGCCAAGACGCCTCACACTGCCGCGACACAGCAAGGTAGAGTCAATAGCATTTAGTAGGACTTGTACAAatgcaaatgcattttatttatttgtatctttaaaaaggtttttttttttgtctcaaccAGAGCTGTTTGACAACAATTTTAATAttcgagtaattgtttggagccattttttatgaAAGACGACTGGTTATCTAATATCTTTTGTGTttgatcaaaataagacatttgcaaacatctgtttttactttggaaaacaatgaccaaactggTAACGTAGTACAACAATcaatccctctttttttttttttttttttttttttacaaaagtaaaagtatgaaataaacaccaatcacttgttaataaacagtaatcaggtgggaaaaaaatgcttttgtaatacactttattgcaaaattaaaatcagtccgattagtcgattgaataattaatacattaatcaattctaaaaatattggaTAGTGACAGCACGCACTAGTCTCAACTAGTGCGGTCAAAggattaaattgttttaatagaTTAATTACTAGAGCTGtcaagcaattacattttttaatcaaattaatcacatcttagaattttgattaatcgcgattaatcgcttaatagggaaaaaaatgaccccaatagtttaacatgaacaaatattctgaatgtcatacgcaaacatgtattaaatgctttactttaatgcatgtagatGTTTATCACTCTGTTtataaccatccgctgtcagctaaaggataaCCTGCGGTCAAAATGAACAgagtgattaatctgcgttaatacatgattaatgcgatacatttttttgtgatcagTTAATTACTTAACGCTTTAACTTCGACACAATTTTTGTCCATGATTAGTCGCGATTAATcccatttttctatttttgctctcacttttttcttcaaagcttgtttatttttttgaatttttattttgaacatgcattaaaaaaaaaaatcataattaaaaaatatttaattattatgattttttttatgcatgttcGAAATAACAATAAGTAACAAATATTATTAACTAGAGTAAAATCATGGAATTAATATTTACATTCAAAGACTGCTCTAATAGCTGCTGATGTCTGTCCAATTCCCACTCCGGCATGATGTGGCTTGGGAGAGCAAAGTCTCTGAGCGTCTCTGCCTAGGTCGCGACCCCTGTGACCCAACCTCTTTATAAGCCCCCAACATATAGCGGGTAGAAAGTGATTCCCAGCATAAACCCTACAATTCTTCCCACAGAACCAATGACGGACAAAGCCGGAATACCCTTGGCGTCAGTCAGCCCGCAGCCGGCCTACGTGGCGGAGAGCGCCGTCCCCCCCGCCTCCGCGCTCCCCAAGAGCGACTCTGACGCCTTCCTCACCACGCCCGACGAGGAAGACGACGTCATCAAGATCATCAACACGGACACGGGCCTGGACGAGGAGGTGCTGGCGCGACGGACGCCCAAGAAAGACTTGCTGGAGATCGACCGCTTCACCATCTGTGGCAACCGCATCGACTGAACGCCGCCGCAACCGACCCAtcagtatttattaatttattacagACACAAAACCAGCAGGGGCTTTCAGCTGTTACTACGAGCCGGCGCAAGGAGTTGACCGGGGCTCGCCGGATCCGCTGCCGGTTGCTGTGCGACCTGCTCAAGACAGCGTGGAGATGGAAGTCACAGGAACCGGAGATGCAAAACTGTTGCTGTAGTGGTTACAACTGcactgtgtgtgtggttttatgtttttgttttttaaagcacaatTCACACACTCTGCCATTGTTTTAAGAAGGAAATCattgtattgttgttgttgttttttttttacttttacaaatttgacctttttaaTCTGAAGTGACTGGAATCctgatgccatttttttttttgacagctgACATGTCAcgtcaacatacttccttgacaccaattcctAATTCACTATTGAGTGGGCTTTGGTGCTATCATGGGGCATCTAGGGTGTTAGTGAAGGAGCAAAGAAAAATGTCGAGAACTACAAataggtcactttttttttttcaactaataaatttagaagaaaaaaaaaaaggtgaattaGAGAATAGTgaaccaatcgcagggcacgtaCAGACAACAAAACATTCCCGCTCACCTTCATACGTATGAACTCAGTTCATTCAGCTCAAAGTCTCTCACATCTGACCCCATCCCTGTCGTTACAGATGTGCCCCAGGGCTCTGTCCTGGGTCCCCTGTGCTTCAACATCGACATTCTCCTTAAAATGCACTCatgaataccatttttttttgttactaatGTTAAATGTAGAGTCTTAATTTTGACATGCTTTGCATCGTTTTACTATTCAAGTGTCCCAACTGTTTTGAAAACATCAGTTGGTCAACAGATGAAAATGACAGCACAGTTTAAGTCCACCagttgttaccatgacgaccaaGGACAAGCGACGGTTACGAGTACTACAAGCTGAGAGTGtgaacaaaataaccacatatcCTCAAGCCGCCAAATTAGTTGAACACGTTTGTGCGGGTGGCGGGGGTAGAAATAGAAATTTCCTGTTCAGCATTTGACACTTTCCATCCTGTTGTTTTGCTGTATGAAAGGCTACAGCTCTgatgtgacatttttggggggatttctGTGGGAAATAGGCTAACGGCAACAAATACAAGCGTATAGCTGAACCAGgcgtggggattttttttttttttttatgtgcgccATCGTAAATTGTGGACAAATATGATGCAATCAAATGTTATACATTTGATGAGCATTTGGAAGGCTTTTTCTAACAGTCCCTCTgaggttttatttgtttgtttttttatagccaTCTATGGTCCGCAGACCATTGGGTTACCCAACCCTGCTTTTAATACAGATAAactgatttttaaaatcttttgaCTTTATAGCAGGGATGTGAGTTTTAATAGccttcaaattgtgtttttaaatgatgaaatgACCAAATTTGCCCTCCTTTTGCCTTTATTTGAGctcatcaaaaaataatttatgaacAATACATCAAGAACAAGCTTTTGCAGGTTCCATCTGAATTtgattgtgacatttttaaatagcaAACAACTCTTGTTCTCTCATGCTGTTCTCATGTTATAGACAGTGACTATAAAaatctacacacccctattcaaatgccaggttttcgCAATCACGATGACAGGGTAACTGTGGGGATGTGGTTATGTTCAGTTAACCAGTCACATTTAACTCATGCTAAATGAGAGTccgtcagcacacacctgccaccatttaaagggCCCCAAATAAAGTTTAGATATCCATGtcggctttgttttttttgtttttctccttaaaatattttttcaaaattagttGCACTGATCATAAGTTACATTAATGGtgcaaaaagttttgaaatgatttatcttggtcatGGTTTGGCACCCAATGATTCATCTGTTCACTGTTTCCACCAGTGGGGGTCCACTTTATATTACAAAAACTTGGCATtagaacaagggtgtgtagacattCTTTTTCATCAACTGTACCTCAATGTATGCATCTCATCTACTTGCTGCCTCTTTGATTGTTTAACTGAACAAGTAATGTTACTGATAGCTTTTTGATTTGCTTCTTGTTGAGTCAGCGTGTGTGAGcttgagtgtgagtgtgtgcgtgagacGTAATCTTCACAGAAGAAgaataaaagtttttgttttgtaatgctTTCTGGTGTTTTTACATCTTACTACACTTTGACTTCTCAAAGCGTCTTCATTTTATAAACGACCAAGTTAGAGTAATCCATGTAATAATGTGCTTAGTGTTGAGTTTGTATTTTAAAGGGGTTTACAATTTTGCCGACATTAACAACCGTTTACAATAACTGTGGGGTGGCCAAACTGCATTGAAACCTCTCTCACTTTGATGTAGTGCAATAGTTCATTGATTTTGAACAtgaacaaattatttatatatatttatatataatatataactatttatataatatttttttattatttatataagaATGTTTACCTGACATAATTATTTAGTGTgcactgaaaatgatttatttttcaattaattgttaaaaatgtaatattcatatttactttttttgttatcattattattatttttaatttaatacagCGCTAGTATTGAATCTTAATTGGCTCAGGTGCTAAAAAAGATAATAGCGTTGTTAGCACGTGTAATTCAAGGCACCGTCAACAAATGTCACGAAATGTCCCAACCTTTCTATCGCTCTCTTTGCCTTATACTCATCAAATTAATCCACAACAGGCTTTATAAAAGCAAGTGAAGTATTTGCGACAAGTTtgcttcatttctttttttttgtcctcttttaGCGCAGCCATTTTTGTGTGCGTTATTTGGTGACGTTCTCTGGCCTCAGTGACCTGCCTTCAAGCGGGATTTAGAGCTCAGCGGGCGGGTGGATGAGTGACAGGCGGTCGGACACACGTCTTCTTCTGTTCACTCCTCCCGGTCGAAGGAGCGAGGTGCCCCGGGAAAGATGCGCGTCGAGAGTCCGGACGGAGCCGACTGGAGCTAAACAAGAGTGTGGAAAAAGTTACCGCTCGCTTGCTTGGTTGTGAGGTCAGGAGCGGACAGGTGTCTTCTCTTCTTCGGATAATACGCCGTCGAATTCCCGGATTTAATTTGTGTCTTTCCCCCCTTCCGGAGCCATGTTGTGGACACGGTGGCTGGTCCTGCTGCTCTGCTGGTGGGGGGCCGCCACCGCCACCACCACGGCTGCGAGCGGCCAGTATGAGCGGCCGAAGCAGAGTGACTCGAGAGCGGACCCCCACCGGCAGCGCTCGCCTCCGCCAATGGAGCCGCTGGATTTTGGCTTCGTCCCGGCGGCGGTGTACGGCACCCACGCCTACTATGAGCCAGGGGCCATCGGGATACTCTTCCACATGGTGCACGCTTTTCTCTACGTGATCCAGCCCAACTCCTTTCCTAAAGGTCAGATTTTTTAAGAAGTTAATCGAACTCATAAAAtcctcttattattattttcaccaCTTTTCCGGCATCCTTCCACattcaaatcagtcaaaattccaACGACTGTTAAATTTgaggttttcaaaaaaaaaaaaaatcccagttttcccataattcaaaaatttccacttaaaaaaagtgaatttgacATTCAACAACAACATACCCATCATTCCTATTCCAAAATGTTCAGCATGGTCAAAACACCTATATAACTATTTTCCATGAATtcccacaattacaaaattccaaatatttcacaataaaactaaaaaaatattattctctccttcttccacatttcttgatcGGGgagggggttgctgga of the Vanacampus margaritifer isolate UIUO_Vmar chromosome 7, RoL_Vmar_1.0, whole genome shotgun sequence genome contains:
- the tapt1b gene encoding transmembrane anterior posterior transformation protein 1 homolog isoform X1, which translates into the protein MADSQSTGLADDAEKEDREIGGRTSRIGRAKWKDGDLSLVRFVTTELTRGYFLEHNEAKYTERREKVYTCLRIPKELEKLMTFGFFLCLDAFLYVFTLLPLRVLLALLQLLTLPCCGLGGGRLLQPAQVCDVLKGFIMVLCYSMMSYVDYAMMYHLIRGQSVIKLYIIYNMLEVADRLFSSFGQDILDALYWTATEPKEKKRAHIGVIPHFLMAVLYVFLHAILIMVQATTLNVAFNSHNKSLLTIMMSNNFVEIKGSVFKKFEKNNLFQMSNSDIKERFTNYILLLIVCLRNMEQFSWNPDHLWVLFPDVAMVIASEVAVDVVKHAFITKFNDISADVYGEYRASLAFDLVSSRQKNAYTDYSDSVSRRMGFIPLPLALLLIRVVSSSVKIQGSLSFMCVLLFYFGLITLKVLNSIVLLGTSCAFVKDANMEEKLFDPPPSAASSRVNSRTPRAKTPHTAATQQEPMTDKAGIPLASVSPQPAYVAESAVPPASALPKSDSDAFLTTPDEEDDVIKIINTDTGLDEEVLARRTPKKDLLEIDRFTICGNRID